A stretch of the Veillonella parvula DSM 2008 genome encodes the following:
- a CDS encoding L7Ae/L30e/S12e/Gadd45 family ribosomal protein, with product MDIAHLKSVNKTIGAKQTLKQIAKGAVKYVFLGCDSDERVVQPLRIACEEQGIPVNDKHTMDDLGRACRIKVRATAVGVLR from the coding sequence ATGGACATTGCCCATCTGAAGTCGGTGAACAAAACAATCGGTGCCAAGCAAACGTTGAAACAAATTGCTAAAGGTGCTGTGAAGTACGTGTTCCTGGGTTGTGATAGTGATGAACGTGTGGTACAGCCTTTACGGATTGCTTGTGAAGAACAGGGAATACCTGTGAATGACAAACACACCATGGATGATCTCGGTCGTGCGTGTCGCATTAAGGTGCGGGCCACAGCTGTAGGCGTCCTACGTTAA
- the rpoB gene encoding DNA-directed RNA polymerase subunit beta — MFKPEQVGKRTRYTYAKINEVIKMPHLLDIQRKSYEWFLESGLQNIFNDISPIKDNSGNLVLSFEGFSLGEPKYDINECKNRDATYAAPLRVNIRLVNNDPENMDIKEQEVFMGDFPLMTDTGTFIINGAERVIVSQLVRSPGVYYNKEIDTMGNRLYDSTVIPNRGAWIELETDASEVVAVRIDRNRKLPATVLVRALGWDTNESILDLFWNGKTDEDGLPVYDERIVRTLEKDTTQSADEALVEIYKKLRPGEPPTVESARNLFDNLFFDARRYDLARVGRYKLNKKLGWRQRMLGQTLAQPIVDPETGEIILDAGVQVGEEQLDIVANSHVFDGEGFAEFYIVNNDGVESKVICNNCNLPYDHRTVTREDMIANISYLLNLMDGAGHTDDIDHLGNRRLRCVGELLQNQFRIGLTRMERVVRERMTIQETESITPQALINIRPVVAAIKEFFGSSQLSQFMDQTNPLAELTHKRRLSALGPGGLSRERAGFEVRDVHHSHYGRMCPIETPEGPNIGLINSLSNYAKVNEFGFIEAPYRKVEKVYGKGKDADKVVKVRVSDSVVYMTADEEEGMTIAQANSPLDAEGYFTTEHVACRRGHDVLEVTPDKVDYMDVSPKEVVSIGTAMIPFLENDDANRALMGANMQRQAVPLLRAQAPLVGTGMEYTAATDSGVCVLAREAGKVVRCWGNEIHVLRDSDGRVDTYRLNKFLRSNQSTCFNQKPIVNRGDHVVKGQVLADGPATDGGELALGYNVLVAFMPWEGYNYEDAILLSEELCKEDIYTSIHIEEYECDARDTKLGAEEITRELPNTGDDTLKNLDEDGIICIGAEVHPGDILVGKATPKGETELTPEERLLRAIFGDKEREVRDTSLRVPHGESGKVVDVKVFTRENGDELQPGVNKLVRVYIAQKRKIHEGDKMAGRHGNKGVVSRVMRKEDMPFLPDGTPVQIVLNPLGVPSRMNIGQVLETHLGWAVQGLGMKIKATDLHIQNVLKEARTDASYWEQIDAIRDLYAQIEALEAKVSEDVTVNHFEENEQIITLKTKILKHVEKAAQKKLDAMGGEARFQELKAIEAKYNALHVEFFDSEEEAPEMDPALVEELEAISKVKNTLNNIHSAEEKRVEIRKELESLGYDFDKYGMPKPDVAGIHIATPVFDGAHEKDVFETLAIAGRPDDGKTVLYDGRTGEPMDNRVTVGYVYMLKLHHLVDDKIHARSTGPYSLVTQQPLGGKAQFGGQRFGEMEVWALEAYGAAYTLQELLTVKSDDVVGRVKAYEKIVKGENIPEPGVPESFKVLLKELQSIGLDVKILNEDQEEVVMKELEDEDEVVETGIEEVMEGSSVETDEVTVVEPEVEEEEELPADNGGEDDILSQLAYPMGDSSNDED, encoded by the coding sequence ATGTTCAAACCTGAACAGGTAGGCAAACGAACTCGTTATACGTACGCTAAAATTAACGAAGTTATCAAGATGCCGCATTTATTGGACATTCAGCGTAAATCGTATGAGTGGTTCTTGGAGAGTGGTTTACAAAATATTTTCAACGATATTTCTCCGATTAAAGACAATTCAGGTAATCTAGTACTTTCTTTTGAAGGTTTCAGCTTAGGTGAACCTAAGTATGATATTAATGAATGTAAAAATCGTGATGCTACTTACGCAGCACCACTTCGTGTAAATATTCGCTTGGTAAATAATGATCCAGAAAATATGGACATTAAAGAACAAGAAGTATTCATGGGCGATTTCCCATTGATGACAGATACAGGTACTTTCATCATCAATGGTGCAGAACGTGTTATCGTATCCCAATTGGTACGTTCTCCAGGCGTTTACTACAATAAAGAAATCGATACAATGGGTAACCGTTTGTATGATTCCACAGTTATTCCTAACCGTGGTGCATGGATTGAACTTGAAACAGATGCTAGTGAAGTGGTAGCTGTTCGTATCGACCGTAACCGTAAATTACCAGCCACTGTATTGGTACGTGCATTAGGTTGGGATACGAATGAAAGTATCCTCGACCTCTTCTGGAATGGTAAAACTGATGAGGATGGTTTACCAGTATATGATGAACGCATCGTTCGTACATTAGAAAAAGATACAACTCAATCTGCTGATGAAGCATTGGTTGAAATCTATAAAAAATTACGTCCAGGTGAGCCTCCTACTGTAGAGTCTGCTCGCAACTTGTTCGATAACTTGTTCTTCGATGCACGCCGTTATGACTTAGCGCGCGTTGGTCGTTACAAATTGAACAAAAAACTTGGCTGGCGCCAACGTATGTTGGGTCAAACATTGGCTCAACCAATTGTAGATCCAGAAACTGGCGAAATTATCCTTGATGCAGGCGTACAAGTTGGGGAAGAACAACTTGATATCGTTGCTAATAGCCATGTATTCGATGGTGAAGGTTTTGCTGAATTCTACATCGTAAATAATGATGGTGTAGAGTCTAAAGTTATCTGTAATAATTGCAACTTACCATATGATCACCGTACAGTAACACGTGAAGACATGATCGCTAACATTTCTTATTTGCTCAATCTTATGGATGGTGCAGGTCATACAGATGATATCGACCACTTGGGTAACCGTCGCCTTCGTTGCGTAGGCGAATTGTTGCAAAATCAATTCCGTATCGGTTTAACTCGTATGGAACGTGTTGTTCGTGAGCGCATGACCATTCAAGAAACTGAATCCATTACGCCTCAAGCATTGATTAACATTCGACCAGTAGTGGCTGCAATCAAAGAATTCTTTGGTTCCTCCCAGTTGTCCCAGTTCATGGACCAAACAAACCCATTAGCAGAATTGACTCACAAACGTCGTTTATCTGCCCTTGGACCTGGCGGTTTATCTCGTGAGCGTGCAGGCTTCGAAGTCCGTGACGTGCATCACTCTCATTACGGCCGTATGTGTCCTATTGAAACTCCAGAAGGTCCAAATATCGGTTTGATCAACTCTTTGTCCAACTATGCAAAGGTAAACGAATTTGGTTTCATCGAAGCACCATACCGTAAAGTAGAAAAAGTGTATGGTAAAGGCAAGGATGCTGATAAAGTTGTTAAAGTGCGCGTATCTGACAGCGTAGTATATATGACAGCTGATGAAGAAGAAGGCATGACAATTGCCCAAGCAAACTCTCCGCTTGATGCAGAGGGGTACTTCACAACTGAACACGTAGCTTGTCGTCGTGGTCATGACGTATTAGAAGTTACACCGGATAAGGTTGACTATATGGACGTTAGTCCAAAAGAAGTTGTATCTATTGGTACAGCTATGATTCCATTCCTTGAAAATGACGATGCTAACCGTGCCTTGATGGGCGCGAACATGCAACGTCAAGCGGTACCACTTTTGCGCGCTCAAGCACCACTTGTTGGTACAGGTATGGAATATACAGCAGCTACTGACTCTGGTGTTTGCGTATTGGCGCGTGAAGCAGGTAAAGTTGTACGTTGTTGGGGTAATGAAATCCACGTTCTTCGCGACAGCGATGGTCGTGTTGACACATACCGTTTGAATAAATTCCTTCGTTCTAACCAATCCACATGCTTTAACCAAAAACCAATCGTTAATCGTGGCGATCATGTTGTAAAAGGCCAAGTATTGGCTGATGGTCCTGCTACAGATGGCGGCGAATTGGCATTAGGTTATAACGTTCTTGTAGCGTTCATGCCTTGGGAAGGTTATAACTACGAAGATGCTATCTTGCTTAGTGAAGAACTCTGCAAAGAAGATATCTATACATCCATTCATATTGAAGAATACGAATGTGATGCTCGTGATACCAAATTAGGTGCTGAAGAAATTACTCGTGAGTTGCCTAATACAGGTGACGACACACTTAAAAACTTAGACGAAGATGGTATTATCTGCATTGGTGCAGAAGTACATCCTGGCGATATCCTTGTAGGTAAAGCTACACCAAAAGGTGAAACTGAGCTTACTCCAGAAGAACGTTTGTTGCGTGCTATTTTTGGTGACAAAGAACGTGAAGTTCGCGACACTTCCTTGCGCGTGCCTCATGGTGAATCTGGTAAAGTCGTAGATGTAAAAGTCTTTACCCGTGAAAATGGCGACGAATTACAACCAGGTGTAAATAAACTTGTTCGCGTATATATCGCTCAAAAACGTAAGATTCATGAAGGCGATAAAATGGCGGGCCGTCATGGTAACAAAGGTGTCGTTTCTCGCGTTATGAGAAAAGAAGATATGCCATTCCTTCCAGATGGTACTCCAGTACAAATCGTATTGAACCCATTGGGTGTACCTTCTCGTATGAACATCGGTCAAGTTCTTGAAACTCACTTGGGGTGGGCTGTTCAAGGCTTAGGTATGAAAATCAAAGCTACAGACCTTCACATTCAAAACGTGTTGAAAGAAGCCCGTACTGATGCATCTTACTGGGAACAAATCGATGCAATCCGCGACCTTTATGCTCAAATTGAAGCATTGGAAGCGAAAGTTTCGGAAGATGTTACGGTAAATCATTTCGAAGAAAATGAGCAAATCATTACTTTGAAAACTAAAATCTTAAAACATGTAGAAAAGGCAGCGCAAAAGAAATTGGATGCTATGGGTGGCGAAGCTCGTTTCCAAGAGCTTAAAGCTATTGAAGCTAAATACAATGCACTTCATGTAGAATTTTTTGATTCTGAAGAAGAGGCTCCTGAAATGGATCCTGCGCTTGTAGAAGAATTAGAGGCAATTAGCAAAGTCAAGAATACTCTTAACAACATTCACTCTGCTGAAGAAAAACGCGTTGAAATTCGCAAAGAGTTGGAAAGCCTTGGCTATGATTTTGACAAATATGGCATGCCAAAACCAGATGTAGCAGGTATTCATATTGCTACACCTGTATTTGATGGTGCTCACGAAAAGGACGTATTCGAAACATTGGCGATTGCAGGTCGTCCTGATGATGGTAAAACCGTGCTATATGATGGTCGTACTGGTGAACCGATGGATAACCGCGTTACTGTTGGTTACGTTTACATGCTTAAACTCCATCATTTGGTTGATGACAAAATCCATGCTCGTTCTACAGGTCCGTACTCCCTTGTTACACAACAACCTTTGGGCGGTAAAGCTCAGTTCGGTGGCCAACGTTTCGGGGAAATGGAAGTTTGGGCTCTAGAAGCATATGGCGCAGCCTATACCCTTCAAGAGCTATTAACTGTTAAGTCTGACGACGTTGTTGGTCGTGTGAAAGCATACGAAAAAATCGTTAAAGGCGAAAACATCCCTGAACCAGGTGTACCTGAGTCCTTCAAGGTATTGCTTAAAGAACTTCAAAGTATCGGTCTTGATGTAAAAATCTTGAATGAAGATCAAGAAGAAGTTGTTATGAAAGAACTTGAGGACGAAGATGAGGTGGTAGAAACTGGTATTGAAGAAGTTATGGAAGGCAGTTCTGTAGAAACTGATGAAGTAACTGTAGTAGAACCAGAAGTAGAGGAAGAGGAAGAATTACCAGCTGATAATGGCGGTGAAGATGATATCCTTAGCCAATTGGCGTACCCAATGGGCGACTCCTCTAACGATGAAGACTAA
- the rpsL gene encoding 30S ribosomal protein S12: MPTINQLVRKGRMSLTKKSTAPALQESPQKRGVCTRVYTATPKKPNSALRKVARVRLTNAIEVTAYIPGIGHNLQEHSVVLIRGGRVKDLPGVRYHIVRGALDTAGVQNRMQSRSKYGAKKAKK; encoded by the coding sequence ATGCCAACAATTAATCAGCTAGTACGCAAAGGCCGCATGAGCTTGACTAAAAAATCTACAGCTCCTGCCCTTCAAGAATCTCCACAAAAACGTGGTGTATGTACTCGTGTGTACACAGCTACTCCAAAGAAACCAAACTCCGCGCTTCGTAAAGTTGCCCGTGTACGTTTGACAAACGCTATTGAAGTAACTGCTTACATCCCAGGCATTGGTCACAATTTACAAGAACACAGTGTTGTACTTATCAGAGGCGGTCGTGTAAAAGACCTTCCAGGTGTGCGTTATCACATCGTTCGTGGTGCATTGGATACAGCTGGCGTACAAAATCGTATGCAAAGTCGTTCCAAATACGGCGCGAAAAAAGCTAAAAAATAA
- the rpoC gene encoding DNA-directed RNA polymerase subunit beta', which translates to MLDVNEFDSMRIGLASPEQILSWSHGEVKKPETINYRTLKPERDGLFCERIFGPTKDWECHCGKYKRIRHKGVVCDKCGVEVTRAKVRRERMGHIQLATPVSHIWYFKGIPSRMGLILDISPRSLERVLYFASYIVVDPAGTPLTKRQLLSEQEFREYEAQFNEDGYTIGGKSVVIETVAQRNERLAIVREAQRKERYNAALRDDATIPEADKEYEELTREERYELGAAEEVLFACIDMGAEAVKALLSELDLEALNAELREELNTASGQRKIRAVRRLEVVEAFRQSGNRPEWMIMDIVPVIPPELRPMVQLDGGRFATSDLNDLYRRVINRNNRLKRLLDLGAPDIIVRNEKRMLQEAVDALIDNGRRGRPVTGPGNRPLKSLSDMLKGKQGRFRQNLLGKRVDYSGRSVIVVGPELKMHQCGLPKEMALELFKPFVMKRLVERGQASNIKAAKRQVERIGPGVWESLEEVIKEHPVLLNRAPTLHRLGIQAFEPILWEGRAIKLHPLVCTAFNADFDGDQMACHLPLSVEAQAEARTLMLSSHNILSTKDGKPVAVPSQDMILGTYYLTVVRENTRDKAKTFATYDEVMLAYESHIIGLQDILYIRLPDHGRVETTAGRLIFNNALFPELWQYEKREDGTYSLGKVMDKKTVGKLVDQCFQLFGNEKTAELLDRIKSLGYSFARRAGMTVAIADIKVPEVKTSLLDTAEQEVEKVSRMYRRGLITEEERYRKTIQLWTKATEDVTDAMMDNMACDKDGFNPVYMMAISGARGNKQQIRQLAGMRGLMADPSGRIIDLPIKANFKEGLTVLDYFTSSHGARKGLADTALRTADSGYLTRRLVDVSQDVIVREDDCDVVGIDLVRERARLATSPRQALELLKDKLIGRVLDKDVVNAETGELVVPAETILDEQCLADIAEAGVTSIALRGAHLGSDSDINHTNLVQKIILGESDDSIRATLKETMVQNMLNKDTVQAIVDSEGVEIFPADTRLTEEGIEAILNSDVKEVQVRNNEIHGIEVEAIVEGTGVIEPLKDRIVGRIAAEELVNKETGEVIVPLNGEITEALADEVVKHYETVKIRSVLTCRSPYGVCRKCYGRDLGTGNQVQVGEAVGIIAAQSIGEPGTQLTMRTFHTGGVAGDDITQGLPRVEELFEARKPKRNAIIAENEGTVRVVPNEGKKGTNTIFITGEDGIELDYLIPYGSRIIVKDGDVVSLGARLTEGSINPHDIMRVMGTEATQRYLVYEVQKVYKSQGVEINDKHIEVIVRQMLHKVKIETAGDADMLPGDMVDVNTFDEENRRLTLNGRENATGKRTLLGITKAALATDSFLSAASFQETTRVLTDAAIKGKIDPLLGLKENVIIGKLIPAGTGMSRYRKIEVVKNTPEIIDITEEVMSED; encoded by the coding sequence GTGCTAGACGTAAATGAATTCGATTCCATGCGAATCGGTTTAGCCTCTCCAGAGCAGATTTTATCCTGGTCTCATGGGGAAGTTAAGAAACCTGAAACAATTAACTACCGTACGTTGAAGCCAGAACGTGATGGTCTATTCTGTGAACGCATTTTTGGACCAACAAAGGACTGGGAATGTCACTGCGGCAAATATAAACGCATCCGCCATAAAGGCGTAGTCTGCGACAAATGTGGTGTAGAGGTTACTCGTGCGAAAGTACGTCGTGAACGTATGGGCCATATTCAATTGGCTACTCCTGTATCTCACATTTGGTACTTCAAAGGAATCCCATCCCGTATGGGTCTTATCCTTGACATATCACCACGTTCTTTGGAACGCGTATTATACTTTGCTTCCTACATCGTAGTAGATCCAGCTGGTACACCATTGACAAAACGTCAATTGTTGTCCGAGCAAGAATTCCGCGAATACGAAGCTCAATTTAATGAAGATGGTTATACTATCGGTGGTAAATCTGTCGTAATCGAAACAGTGGCTCAACGTAATGAACGTTTAGCTATTGTTCGTGAAGCACAACGCAAAGAACGCTATAATGCGGCTCTTCGTGATGATGCAACAATACCAGAAGCTGATAAGGAATACGAAGAATTAACTCGCGAAGAACGCTATGAGTTAGGCGCTGCTGAAGAGGTTCTCTTCGCATGTATCGACATGGGTGCTGAAGCGGTAAAAGCTCTCTTATCAGAACTTGATCTTGAAGCATTGAATGCCGAATTGCGCGAAGAGTTGAACACTGCTAGTGGTCAACGTAAAATCCGTGCAGTTCGTCGTTTGGAAGTAGTAGAAGCATTCCGTCAATCTGGGAACCGTCCAGAATGGATGATTATGGACATCGTTCCTGTAATCCCACCTGAATTGCGTCCTATGGTCCAATTAGATGGTGGCCGTTTTGCTACATCTGACCTCAACGATTTATACCGTCGTGTTATCAACCGTAACAACCGTTTAAAACGTTTACTCGACTTGGGTGCTCCTGATATCATCGTGCGCAACGAAAAACGCATGCTTCAAGAAGCGGTTGATGCATTGATTGATAATGGCCGTCGCGGTCGTCCTGTTACAGGTCCTGGTAACCGCCCATTGAAATCCTTGTCCGACATGCTTAAAGGTAAACAAGGTCGTTTCCGTCAAAACTTGCTCGGTAAACGTGTTGACTACTCCGGTCGTTCCGTAATCGTAGTAGGTCCTGAACTTAAAATGCACCAATGTGGTTTACCAAAAGAAATGGCATTGGAATTGTTCAAACCGTTCGTTATGAAACGCTTGGTAGAACGTGGTCAAGCATCCAATATTAAGGCCGCTAAACGCCAAGTCGAAAGAATCGGCCCTGGCGTATGGGAATCCTTAGAAGAGGTAATAAAAGAACATCCAGTTCTCTTGAACCGTGCCCCTACATTGCATAGACTTGGTATTCAAGCCTTCGAACCAATCCTTTGGGAAGGTCGTGCTATCAAATTGCATCCATTAGTATGTACAGCCTTCAATGCCGACTTTGACGGTGACCAAATGGCGTGTCACTTACCATTGTCCGTAGAAGCACAAGCGGAAGCTCGTACATTGATGCTTTCTAGCCATAATATTTTGTCCACTAAGGATGGTAAGCCAGTAGCAGTACCTTCTCAAGATATGATCTTAGGTACATACTACCTAACAGTTGTACGCGAAAATACTCGTGATAAAGCAAAAACATTTGCTACCTATGATGAAGTTATGCTTGCCTATGAGTCTCATATCATTGGTTTGCAAGATATTCTTTATATCCGTTTACCTGATCATGGCCGTGTAGAAACAACAGCAGGTCGCTTGATCTTCAACAATGCTTTATTCCCAGAATTGTGGCAATACGAGAAACGTGAAGATGGCACTTACTCTTTAGGTAAGGTTATGGATAAGAAAACAGTTGGTAAATTGGTTGATCAATGTTTCCAATTGTTTGGTAATGAAAAAACAGCAGAACTTTTGGACCGCATCAAGTCCTTGGGTTACTCCTTCGCACGTCGCGCAGGTATGACTGTAGCCATTGCTGATATTAAAGTACCAGAAGTTAAAACTAGTTTGTTAGATACAGCGGAACAAGAGGTAGAAAAAGTATCTCGTATGTACCGTCGTGGCCTTATCACAGAAGAAGAACGTTACCGTAAAACTATCCAATTATGGACAAAAGCAACGGAAGATGTTACTGATGCGATGATGGATAACATGGCGTGTGACAAAGATGGCTTCAACCCTGTTTACATGATGGCTATCTCTGGTGCCCGTGGTAATAAACAACAGATTCGTCAGCTTGCTGGTATGCGTGGTTTGATGGCCGATCCATCTGGTCGTATCATCGACTTACCAATCAAAGCAAACTTTAAAGAAGGTTTGACTGTATTGGATTACTTTACATCCTCTCATGGTGCTCGTAAAGGGTTAGCCGATACAGCGCTTCGTACAGCTGACTCCGGTTACTTGACACGTCGTCTTGTTGACGTATCTCAAGACGTAATCGTTCGTGAGGACGATTGTGACGTTGTAGGTATCGATCTCGTTCGTGAACGTGCTCGTTTGGCTACATCTCCACGTCAAGCATTAGAATTGCTTAAAGATAAACTCATTGGTCGCGTTTTAGATAAAGATGTTGTGAATGCTGAAACAGGGGAACTTGTTGTACCAGCTGAAACTATCTTGGATGAACAATGCTTGGCAGATATTGCTGAAGCTGGTGTTACATCTATCGCATTGCGCGGTGCACATTTGGGCTCTGATAGCGATATTAACCATACTAACTTGGTTCAAAAAATTATTCTTGGTGAAAGCGACGATAGCATCCGTGCAACATTGAAAGAAACTATGGTTCAAAATATGTTGAACAAGGATACTGTACAAGCAATCGTTGACAGCGAAGGGGTAGAAATCTTCCCAGCTGATACACGTCTCACTGAAGAAGGTATCGAAGCTATCCTTAACTCCGATGTAAAAGAAGTACAAGTACGGAACAATGAAATCCACGGTATTGAAGTGGAAGCTATCGTTGAAGGTACTGGTGTTATCGAGCCATTAAAAGACCGTATCGTAGGTCGTATTGCAGCTGAAGAATTAGTTAACAAGGAAACTGGTGAAGTTATCGTTCCTCTTAACGGTGAAATCACAGAGGCGTTAGCTGATGAAGTTGTCAAACACTATGAAACAGTAAAAATTCGTTCCGTATTGACTTGCCGTAGCCCATATGGTGTATGTCGCAAGTGTTATGGTCGCGATTTAGGAACTGGCAACCAAGTTCAAGTTGGTGAAGCTGTAGGTATCATTGCGGCACAATCCATCGGTGAACCTGGTACTCAGTTGACAATGCGTACGTTCCATACTGGTGGTGTCGCAGGTGACGATATTACACAAGGTTTGCCACGTGTCGAAGAATTGTTCGAAGCTCGTAAACCAAAACGTAATGCCATCATCGCGGAAAACGAAGGTACAGTTCGCGTTGTGCCTAACGAAGGTAAGAAAGGTACAAACACTATCTTTATCACTGGTGAAGATGGTATCGAACTCGATTACCTCATTCCTTATGGTTCTCGCATTATCGTTAAAGACGGTGATGTGGTATCCTTGGGTGCTCGTTTGACAGAGGGTTCTATCAATCCTCATGACATCATGCGTGTAATGGGTACTGAAGCAACTCAACGTTACCTCGTATACGAAGTACAAAAAGTATACAAATCCCAAGGTGTAGAAATTAACGATAAACATATCGAAGTTATCGTTCGTCAAATGCTTCACAAAGTTAAAATTGAAACAGCTGGCGATGCGGATATGCTTCCAGGGGATATGGTTGACGTTAATACCTTTGACGAAGAAAACCGTCGTCTCACCCTCAATGGTCGTGAAAATGCTACAGGCAAACGCACGTTATTGGGTATTACGAAAGCCGCTTTGGCAACGGATTCCTTCTTGTCCGCTGCGTCCTTCCAAGAAACAACACGTGTTCTTACCGACGCTGCTATCAAGGGTAAAATCGATCCATTATTGGGTTTGAAAGAAAACGTAATTATTGGTAAGTTGATTCCTGCTGGTACAGGCATGAGTCGTTACCGCAAGATTGAAGTTGTAAAAAATACACCTGAAATCATTGATATTACGGAAGAGGTTATGTCTGAAGATTAA
- a CDS encoding BCCT family transporter: MIKLIKRYSNFNPPVIIGSLSIVLGLSLCALLIPQISQTILQGVRDIIFEDFSWFYVLSISLFFIFNIFLALSSLGDIKLGSDDEEAEFSYTAWLAMLFAAGTGVGLMFFGTAEPLSHYHSAVSLVDGTSSAKEALFRSIFHWGINAWTVYGIMALALAYFGFRYKLPLSLRSCFYPLWKDKINGPRGHIIDIIALCVTLLGIVTTLGFGAAQLGAGFLYIDIISTNDFSAQTVIIIVIMSIAVLSAVTGIDKGVKLLSEVNISVALVLMFFVLCAGPTLLLLNTMVENFGYYLSHILGQSFYTSIYTPETRPWFFSWTILFWAWWLSWAPFVGMFIARISKGRTIREFIFGVLIIPTVFTIVWFTIFGNTAIYIDETVANGALGALTDKPEQLLFAFLEYLPLSGLTSLLSIIVLALFFITSADSGIYVLNNIAAYDKSTSSPKWQCLMWGSVMSFLAISLLSIGGLNVLQSVTLILALPFAALMVIMCYSLWQGLLTDTQYFNTKLSTTSIYWDSKNWKQGLAKILNQTQSEDVISFMKTTALPAMYQLNKELTEEYGLTTRIDKHFNGNDASVELTIEKESMRNFTYGIKLVTQEVSDHLIEDPNIPHITESTNAIPMTYFSDGRAGYDAQYMTREDIITDIIRQYERYLTLSDDVGYDIMSHDAEEAAE; the protein is encoded by the coding sequence ATGATTAAACTCATTAAACGTTATTCAAACTTTAATCCCCCTGTAATTATAGGTAGCTTGTCTATCGTCTTAGGGCTCAGCTTATGTGCCCTTCTGATTCCGCAAATTTCTCAAACGATCCTCCAAGGGGTTCGTGATATTATATTTGAAGATTTCAGCTGGTTTTATGTTTTATCCATAAGTCTCTTCTTTATCTTCAATATCTTTCTTGCACTTAGTTCGCTAGGTGACATCAAACTCGGTAGCGATGATGAAGAAGCGGAATTCTCTTATACAGCTTGGCTCGCCATGTTATTTGCGGCGGGTACCGGTGTAGGTCTCATGTTCTTCGGAACTGCTGAGCCGCTCTCACATTATCACTCTGCTGTAAGCTTAGTCGATGGCACATCTAGTGCCAAGGAAGCATTATTCCGCTCCATCTTCCACTGGGGCATCAATGCATGGACGGTATACGGTATTATGGCTTTAGCATTAGCGTATTTTGGTTTTCGCTATAAATTGCCATTATCACTACGTTCATGTTTCTATCCGCTGTGGAAGGATAAGATCAATGGCCCACGAGGGCACATTATCGATATCATCGCACTTTGTGTAACTTTATTAGGTATCGTAACCACCTTAGGATTTGGCGCCGCCCAACTAGGTGCAGGGTTCCTATATATTGATATCATCTCCACTAATGACTTTTCCGCACAAACGGTCATCATTATCGTCATTATGTCCATTGCCGTTCTATCTGCTGTTACAGGTATTGATAAAGGCGTTAAGCTGCTCAGCGAAGTCAATATATCTGTTGCATTAGTCTTAATGTTTTTTGTACTATGTGCAGGTCCTACATTACTCCTATTAAATACAATGGTAGAAAACTTTGGATACTATCTATCACATATTTTAGGGCAAAGCTTCTATACATCTATCTATACACCAGAAACCCGACCATGGTTCTTCAGCTGGACCATACTATTCTGGGCCTGGTGGTTATCTTGGGCACCATTTGTGGGCATGTTCATTGCGCGTATTTCAAAAGGTAGGACTATTCGGGAGTTCATCTTTGGGGTACTCATTATTCCAACTGTATTTACTATCGTTTGGTTTACTATCTTTGGTAATACTGCAATTTATATCGATGAAACAGTAGCAAACGGTGCACTCGGTGCATTAACCGATAAACCAGAACAACTACTCTTTGCATTCCTTGAATATTTACCTTTATCCGGTTTAACTAGTCTTCTATCGATTATCGTATTAGCATTATTTTTTATCACATCTGCCGATTCAGGCATTTATGTGTTAAATAATATTGCGGCCTATGATAAATCCACTTCATCTCCAAAGTGGCAATGCTTGATGTGGGGCTCTGTAATGTCCTTTCTTGCCATCAGTTTGCTCAGTATTGGTGGGCTTAATGTACTACAATCGGTAACGCTCATTCTCGCCTTACCATTTGCAGCCTTGATGGTTATCATGTGCTACAGCTTATGGCAAGGATTATTGACAGATACGCAATACTTTAACACAAAACTTTCAACCACATCCATCTACTGGGACAGCAAGAACTGGAAACAAGGTCTTGCCAAAATACTCAACCAAACGCAGTCGGAAGATGTTATTTCCTTTATGAAAACAACAGCATTGCCTGCTATGTATCAGCTCAATAAAGAATTAACCGAAGAGTACGGATTAACTACGAGAATTGACAAACATTTCAACGGTAACGACGCCTCCGTAGAGTTAACCATCGAAAAAGAATCAATGCGCAACTTTACCTACGGCATCAAACTCGTTACGCAAGAGGTATCAGATCATCTCATTGAAGATCCTAACATTCCTCACATTACTGAAAGCACCAACGCAATTCCTATGACATATTTCAGTGACGGGCGTGCCGGATACGATGCGCAGTATATGACACGGGAGGATATCATTACCGATATCATTCGACAGTACGAACGATATCTTACTTTATCGGATGACGTCGGTTATGACATCATGTCTCATGACGCGGAAGAAGCAGCTGAATAG